In a genomic window of Thiosocius teredinicola:
- a CDS encoding DUF3106 domain-containing protein: MKTMLIPCLLTLVVALGTSTGCIAEGIAWGELDGETQTLLAPLRDDWDNLPAERRERLVTGASRWAKLTPEQRQRAKGNLERWRSMTPEQKQNVKKRLQRWNAMSDEEKQRVRRQRSWFRSLPESRREELRARWRSMTPEQRQKARQRIERFREASPEERARMRREFRERQGRQ, from the coding sequence ATGAAAACGATGTTGATCCCCTGTCTGCTGACCCTGGTTGTTGCGTTGGGCACATCAACGGGCTGTATTGCCGAGGGTATCGCGTGGGGAGAGCTGGATGGCGAAACGCAGACCCTGCTGGCACCGCTGCGCGACGATTGGGACAATCTTCCCGCCGAGCGGCGCGAGCGCCTCGTTACCGGCGCTTCCCGTTGGGCAAAGCTGACACCGGAACAGCGGCAACGGGCCAAAGGCAACCTTGAGCGCTGGCGATCGATGACCCCTGAGCAAAAGCAGAACGTAAAAAAGCGGTTGCAGCGATGGAATGCCATGAGCGATGAGGAGAAACAGCGTGTCCGCCGTCAGCGTTCGTGGTTCAGATCCTTGCCCGAGAGCCGACGCGAAGAGCTGCGCGCGCGTTGGCGTTCGATGACGCCCGAGCAGCGGCAGAAGGCGCGTCAACGCATCGAGCGGTTTCGCGAGGCGAGCCCGGAAGAACGTGCACGGATGCGGCGCGAGTTTCGCGAAAGGCAAGGGCGACAGTAA
- a CDS encoding RNA polymerase sigma factor, with protein MNESSLSLDRFLADIERRALVMAELSTNNRDEALDVVQDAMLAFVGRYADKSPDEWPPLFYRVLQNKLRDWGRRMQVRKRWRIWLHDDRHEAVDADPIQSLADPRGELPEVAADNQAAMQEVLRLMRQLPQRQRQAVLLRIWEGLDVAQTAQAMGCSSGSVKTHLSRGLSRLREGLEARQ; from the coding sequence GTGAATGAGTCGAGTTTGTCGCTGGATCGGTTTCTGGCCGATATCGAACGGCGGGCTTTGGTGATGGCCGAGTTGTCGACCAATAACCGTGACGAGGCGCTGGACGTGGTCCAGGATGCGATGCTGGCGTTTGTCGGGCGCTACGCCGACAAGTCACCGGACGAATGGCCGCCGTTGTTCTACCGTGTGCTGCAAAACAAACTGCGCGACTGGGGCAGACGTATGCAGGTTCGAAAGCGATGGCGCATCTGGCTGCATGACGATCGGCACGAAGCCGTGGATGCCGATCCGATCCAGTCGTTGGCCGACCCGCGCGGAGAACTGCCTGAGGTGGCGGCCGACAACCAGGCAGCCATGCAAGAGGTGCTGCGGCTGATGCGACAACTGCCGCAACGCCAGCGCCAAGCGGTGTTGTTGCGTATCTGGGAAGGACTCGACGTGGCGCAGACGGCGCAGGCGATGGGCTGCAGCAGCGGTAGTGTCAAAACCCATCTGTCGCGCGGATTGAGTAGGCTACGTGAAGGCCTGGAGGCGAGACAATGA
- a CDS encoding methyl-accepting chemotaxis protein: MNLILQKLSLPRLIIAQTLFTALAMGGGAAVAVSMSATATEVMIALAIALLFSLGMAWVVGRHIAARATHFAKALSALAGGDLTHRCDIPGKDEFSWFSYEYSCARKAVSNMVQSIRGDVETLMSNAERLSSVSEETKQGLAKQNTETHAVATSMNRMAETVQHVADHAGQAAAAAKEADQQAESGNRLVHETLGAIQQLAAEVDRTSEVIASLKNDTVDIGAVLEAIRGISEQTNLLALNAAIEAARAGEQGRGFAVVADEVRTLASRTQQSTSDIQRMIESLQNRANEAVAAMSLGSERTSRCIDDAEKAKEALSAITTAVNNIHEMNNQIADQAQLQRSTVEEINQNVLNISAIAAQTESGASQTSESSIGTNDLASRLGQAVAQFKLNTEAG, translated from the coding sequence ATGAACCTGATCCTGCAAAAGCTGTCCCTGCCGCGTTTGATCATCGCGCAGACCCTTTTCACGGCACTCGCCATGGGCGGCGGCGCGGCTGTTGCCGTCTCGATGTCGGCTACCGCGACAGAGGTGATGATCGCCTTAGCCATAGCGCTACTGTTCAGCCTCGGCATGGCGTGGGTGGTGGGTCGACACATCGCTGCGCGAGCAACACATTTCGCCAAGGCGCTCAGCGCGCTGGCGGGCGGCGACCTCACACACCGCTGCGACATTCCCGGTAAAGATGAGTTCTCCTGGTTTTCTTACGAATACAGTTGCGCACGCAAAGCCGTGTCGAACATGGTGCAAAGCATCCGCGGCGACGTCGAAACGCTGATGAGCAATGCCGAACGCCTGAGCAGCGTGTCGGAAGAGACCAAGCAGGGTCTGGCCAAACAGAACACTGAAACGCACGCGGTCGCCACGTCGATGAACCGCATGGCCGAGACGGTTCAGCACGTCGCCGATCACGCCGGGCAGGCAGCTGCCGCTGCCAAAGAGGCCGATCAGCAGGCCGAATCCGGCAACCGCCTGGTGCACGAGACCCTGGGTGCGATCCAACAGCTTGCCGCGGAGGTCGATCGCACATCAGAAGTGATCGCCAGCCTGAAGAACGACACCGTCGACATCGGTGCCGTGCTCGAAGCGATCCGCGGCATCTCCGAACAGACCAACCTGCTTGCCTTGAACGCCGCCATCGAAGCAGCGCGTGCGGGTGAACAAGGTCGCGGATTCGCCGTAGTGGCGGATGAAGTACGCACCCTGGCAAGCCGCACGCAGCAGTCGACGTCGGATATTCAGCGCATGATCGAGAGCCTGCAGAATCGCGCCAATGAGGCCGTAGCGGCAATGAGCCTCGGCAGCGAACGGACATCGCGCTGCATCGACGATGCAGAGAAGGCCAAAGAGGCCCTGTCGGCGATCACCACCGCCGTCAACAACATCCACGAGATGAACAACCAGATTGCTGACCAGGCCCAGTTGCAGCGCTCGACCGTTGAGGAGATCAACCAGAACGTGCTCAACATCAGCGCCATCGCGGCACAGACTGAGAGCGGTGCTTCGCAGACCAGCGAATCAAGTATCGGCACCAACGATCTGGCAAGCCGACTCGGCCAGGCCGTCGCGCAGTTCAAACTGAACACCGAAGCGGGCTGA